A genomic stretch from Streptomyces venezuelae ATCC 10712 includes:
- a CDS encoding globin: MNEIPGETVQEQTFYEQVGGEETFRRLVRRFYEGVAADPLLRPMYPEEDLGPAEERLALFLMQYWGGPRTYSDHRGHPRLRMRHAPFTVDQAAHDAWLRHMRAALDDLGLAPEHERELWRYLTYAAASMVNSAG; this comes from the coding sequence GTGAACGAGATTCCCGGGGAAACAGTGCAGGAGCAGACCTTCTACGAGCAGGTCGGCGGCGAGGAGACGTTCCGCCGTCTGGTCCGCCGCTTCTACGAGGGCGTCGCGGCGGACCCGCTGCTGCGTCCGATGTACCCCGAGGAGGACCTCGGCCCGGCGGAGGAGCGTCTCGCGCTCTTCCTGATGCAGTACTGGGGCGGTCCCCGCACCTACAGCGACCACCGCGGCCACCCCCGGCTGAGGATGCGGCACGCGCCGTTCACCGTGGACCAGGCCGCCCACGACGCCTGGCTCCGTCACATGCGGGCGGCCCTGGACGACCTCGGCCTGGCCCCCGAGCACGAGCGCGAGCTGTGGCGCTACCTGACCTACGCGGCGGCCTCGATGGTGAACTCGGCCGGCTGA
- a CDS encoding ABC transporter permease — MTGFVFLRVRAHRLLLAAALLAVLLTTSVLATLASFSGAIGDAALQAGLRGRSAAASSLLVSGQVPAAKRADAEEAVQEGMRKSFDGLPVTVRRLERSGPYALPRSLKAAAARGGDPDLTHFAALDRSRLSLVRGAWPSAARTPGLIETALPEEAARRLRVGPGTVLDLTDRLDNRTVKARITGVYRPVDTADPYWQLDPAGGRGVRTVAFTTYGPLLADPAVLTSGALTSGETSWLGTADFTGFTTDRIDAVRAAATEGPKALAADTTRFGTTISAATALPTVLEQTQRALLVSRSTLLIVAVQLVLLAAYALLLVARLLSTERSGETALLRARGGSRRRIAGLAAVEALLLALPAALAAPLLTGPLTRLFAARTELSSLGVRLDATPSLQVWLVAAAVALCCAGAVVAPALAAGDGSAVSLRKARSAALPGPVRAGADLGLLAVAAVAYWQLQRPAAAGGALGADEPGGGSVDPVLVAAPALALLAGTVLTLRLLPPAAKLAERRAASGRGLSAALAGWQFSRRPLRGAGPVLLLVLAVAMGMLAVGQSNSWDRSQRDQADFRVGADLRVLSAGPGEPTQTEQFGAVPGVRAVAPVHRTSMDTAGKNTTVLAVDTRNAAGLRLRSDLADVPVRSLLAPLAPKAVTRPGLPLPAGTRTLAADFRLAEPKGDARVTAVLQDPNGVPYRQALGKVPADGRTHRLSLDLGSLAAAPGTEGNRGSAGLLTLTGLELTGSVDGGGGGQTLHVERLTTVRADGGEQTHAPGKVLASWAGSFQQTAHGEPREPVPTSGVPGAPGAGGRPAPYALAFALTGAPADDPFAVTEEFTLRMTAPGPPLPTRVPAVVTESFLHAAGAKPGDRVEVSVGGRRVNAVVDRVVDELPGTGPGAQAPSPTGGAATPDDGGTILLDLATVNQYLATDEASTVPPTEWWLTVAPGRSDEVAAALRARPNADPAQVLVRDEVAAELLGDPLGAGPNAALMAVAAAAAALAAVGFAVGSAGAMRERSAEFGVLRALGAPRRRLARLIAAEQGLLIAIGLLVGIGLGTVLARAVVPLVVLTGQATRPVPPVLVELPLGQVALLLAGVAALPLAMVAAIALRRTDPAVTLRHQGDN, encoded by the coding sequence GTGACGGGGTTCGTATTTCTGCGCGTCAGGGCGCACCGGCTGCTGCTCGCCGCGGCGCTGCTCGCCGTGCTCCTGACCACCTCGGTGCTCGCCACCCTCGCCTCGTTCTCCGGGGCGATCGGGGACGCGGCGCTCCAGGCCGGCCTGCGCGGCCGGTCCGCGGCCGCCTCCTCGCTCCTGGTGAGCGGGCAGGTGCCCGCCGCCAAGCGGGCCGACGCCGAGGAGGCCGTCCAGGAGGGGATGCGGAAGTCCTTCGACGGACTGCCGGTCACCGTACGACGGCTGGAACGCTCCGGCCCGTACGCGCTGCCCCGGAGCCTCAAGGCCGCCGCCGCGCGCGGCGGTGACCCCGACCTGACCCACTTCGCCGCGCTCGACCGCTCGCGGCTCTCCCTCGTCCGCGGCGCCTGGCCCTCCGCCGCCCGGACCCCCGGCCTGATCGAGACCGCGCTGCCCGAGGAGGCCGCGCGCCGGCTGCGGGTCGGCCCCGGCACCGTACTCGACCTGACCGACCGGCTCGACAACCGCACGGTGAAGGCCCGGATCACCGGCGTCTACCGGCCCGTCGACACCGCCGACCCGTACTGGCAGCTGGACCCGGCGGGCGGCCGCGGCGTCCGGACGGTCGCCTTCACCACCTACGGTCCGCTGCTCGCCGACCCCGCCGTCCTCACCTCCGGGGCCCTGACCTCCGGCGAGACGTCCTGGCTCGGCACCGCCGACTTCACCGGCTTCACCACCGACCGCATCGACGCCGTGCGCGCCGCGGCGACGGAGGGCCCCAAGGCGCTGGCCGCCGACACCACCCGCTTCGGTACGACCATCTCGGCCGCCACGGCCCTGCCGACCGTCCTCGAACAGACCCAGCGGGCCCTGCTCGTCTCCCGCTCCACCCTGCTGATCGTCGCCGTACAGCTGGTGCTGCTCGCCGCGTACGCGCTGCTGCTCGTCGCCCGGTTGCTCAGCACCGAACGCTCCGGCGAGACCGCGCTGCTGCGGGCCCGCGGCGGTTCGCGGCGCCGGATCGCCGGTCTCGCCGCCGTCGAGGCGCTGCTGCTCGCGCTGCCCGCCGCGCTCGCCGCCCCGCTCCTGACCGGACCGCTCACCCGGCTCTTCGCCGCCCGCACCGAACTCTCCTCCCTCGGCGTACGGCTCGACGCCACCCCGTCGCTCCAGGTGTGGCTGGTCGCCGCCGCCGTCGCCCTGTGCTGCGCCGGGGCCGTCGTCGCACCCGCGCTCGCCGCCGGGGACGGCTCGGCCGTCTCGCTGCGCAAGGCCCGCTCGGCCGCCCTGCCCGGGCCCGTGCGGGCCGGGGCGGACCTCGGTCTGCTGGCCGTCGCCGCCGTCGCGTACTGGCAGTTGCAGCGACCGGCAGCAGCGGGCGGCGCCCTCGGCGCGGACGAGCCCGGCGGCGGCTCCGTCGACCCGGTGCTCGTCGCCGCGCCCGCCCTCGCGCTGCTCGCCGGCACCGTCCTGACGCTGCGTCTGCTGCCGCCCGCCGCCAAGCTGGCCGAGCGGCGCGCGGCGAGCGGCCGCGGTCTCTCCGCCGCGCTGGCCGGCTGGCAGTTCAGCCGCCGGCCGCTGCGCGGCGCGGGCCCCGTCCTGCTGCTCGTCCTGGCCGTGGCCATGGGCATGCTGGCCGTCGGCCAGAGCAACTCCTGGGACCGCTCACAGCGCGACCAGGCGGACTTCCGGGTCGGTGCGGACCTGCGGGTGCTGAGCGCGGGACCCGGCGAGCCCACCCAGACCGAACAGTTCGGCGCCGTCCCCGGGGTCCGCGCGGTCGCCCCGGTGCACCGCACCTCCATGGACACCGCCGGGAAGAACACCACCGTCCTGGCCGTGGACACCCGCAACGCCGCCGGACTGCGGCTCCGCTCCGACCTCGCCGACGTCCCCGTCCGCTCCCTGCTCGCGCCGCTCGCCCCCAAGGCCGTCACGCGCCCCGGCCTCCCGCTGCCGGCCGGCACCCGCACCCTCGCCGCCGACTTCCGGCTCGCCGAGCCGAAGGGCGACGCCCGGGTCACCGCCGTCCTCCAGGACCCGAACGGCGTCCCGTACCGGCAGGCCCTCGGGAAGGTCCCCGCCGACGGGCGGACGCACCGGCTGAGCCTGGACCTCGGCTCACTGGCCGCCGCACCCGGCACCGAGGGGAACCGCGGCTCCGCCGGGCTCCTCACCCTCACCGGCCTCGAGCTCACCGGCTCCGTCGACGGCGGCGGCGGCGGCCAGACCCTCCACGTCGAGCGCCTCACCACCGTCCGGGCGGACGGCGGCGAGCAGACCCACGCCCCCGGCAAGGTCCTCGCGTCCTGGGCCGGATCGTTCCAGCAGACCGCACACGGCGAACCGCGGGAGCCCGTGCCCACGTCCGGCGTGCCCGGCGCCCCCGGGGCGGGCGGCCGCCCCGCGCCGTACGCCCTCGCGTTCGCCCTGACCGGCGCCCCCGCGGACGACCCGTTCGCGGTCACCGAGGAGTTCACCCTCCGGATGACCGCCCCCGGACCGCCGCTCCCCACCCGCGTCCCGGCGGTCGTCACCGAGAGCTTCCTGCACGCGGCGGGCGCGAAGCCCGGCGACCGGGTCGAGGTCTCCGTCGGCGGCCGCCGCGTCAACGCCGTCGTCGACCGCGTCGTCGACGAACTGCCCGGCACCGGACCCGGCGCCCAGGCGCCCTCCCCGACCGGCGGCGCCGCCACCCCCGACGACGGCGGCACGATCCTCCTCGACCTGGCCACCGTCAACCAGTACCTCGCCACCGACGAGGCCTCGACCGTCCCGCCCACCGAGTGGTGGCTGACCGTCGCCCCCGGCCGGTCCGACGAGGTCGCCGCCGCCCTGCGGGCCCGCCCCAACGCCGACCCCGCCCAGGTCCTCGTACGCGACGAGGTCGCCGCCGAGCTCCTCGGCGACCCGCTCGGCGCCGGCCCCAACGCCGCCCTCATGGCGGTCGCCGCCGCGGCCGCCGCACTCGCCGCCGTCGGATTCGCCGTCGGCTCGGCCGGCGCGATGCGGGAACGCTCCGCCGAGTTCGGGGTGCTGCGGGCGCTCGGCGCGCCGCGCCGCCGGCTCGCCCGGCTGATCGCCGCCGAACAGGGACTGCTCATCGCCATCGGCCTGCTCGTCGGCATCGGACTCGGCACGGTCCTGGCCCGCGCCGTCGTCCCGCTCGTCGTCCTGACCGGCCAGGCCACCCGGCCCGTCCCCCCGGTCCTGGTCGAACTCCCCCTCGGCCAGGTGGCCCTGCTGCTCGCCGGCGTCGCCGCGCTGCCGCTCGCCATGGTCGCCGCGATCGCCCTGCGCCGCACCGATCCGGCCGTGACCCTGCGCCACCAGGGGGACAACTGA
- a CDS encoding FtsX-like permease family protein, which translates to MPRSRSDKPARAVAPWVRTRLRTAPRAAAFLALLTLVTAYLAAALPRAVDAYETEGLRHDIRTAAPRDSVLELTAEPPGLELPPATREAGLAPAVLRKQRDEARALLPDPLRTDARQSVHGVRTVKRVEGTDPWLPRPDGIDPQFVLSAPSDLPAHSTLTKGRAAAGTAGRPEAVVTAQTAEKLRLKPGSVVHVPGRVRAEPIAVTVTGIVEPRGPEGAYWAVEPLLRTPALAALVSQEVKYYWQAALLLSPTSAPATLSTTGEPEVFFRYMPTTGHLTGRDAEQLSAALSSASGGPDLVKLREVVGPTGALNTGLDGIVDSYRSMRDAITPVVAVAVFGIGAVAAVVLAMTGGLFVARRDGELSLIRSRGASLTGIGLRLLGETTAVVLPAAAAALALAVLTVRGPGDGETAPDAVAGAAASSGIPLLPSVLAAALVALLAALVLPLRAVVLHRRPRLHGGRDDLLTARPSRRRTVLELTLIVLAVGAVASLRLRGTDDAGDHLVSAAPVLVGLIAATLLVRIYPLPLRWAARPARRLRGAVGPLALARAGRSSSAGTLPLLALVLALTTAAFGGSVLAGVADARDRAALLSTGADARIDGSVEWTPLPAGLAEAVRGTPGVRDVTPLQIEYGVSLPSHQGTSAQPMSSPLVGVEPDSYTRLAARTGFGPFPAALLASTGKGGKEAAADTERVLPAVASPSVAARLGSAPQEVVTAAGVFRVKVVAVRPTTPALSGADFLLVNAADLTHRASTAMLVTGPTDGAALRATVKAKSDALLVSLRTEERATYVDSPLQSGAERMYLGAIGAGAGFAVVAVLLSLMQNAPERTTLLARLRTMGLTRKQGRRLLGLEALPQAVLAALGGTLVGWATVPLLAPGIDLFRLALATAPGLAPLDSAPLRADPWSLLVPAVAVVLITGAAAAGQAWWAGRRGSIKELRAGDAR; encoded by the coding sequence ATGCCCCGGTCCCGGTCCGACAAGCCCGCCCGCGCCGTGGCGCCCTGGGTGCGGACCCGGCTGCGGACCGCGCCCCGGGCCGCGGCCTTCCTCGCGCTGCTCACCCTCGTCACCGCCTACCTCGCCGCCGCGCTGCCGCGTGCCGTGGACGCGTACGAGACGGAGGGCCTGCGGCACGACATCCGGACCGCCGCGCCCCGCGACAGCGTCCTCGAACTGACCGCCGAACCGCCCGGCCTCGAACTCCCCCCCGCCACGCGGGAGGCGGGCCTCGCCCCGGCCGTCCTGCGCAAACAGCGCGACGAGGCCCGCGCCCTGCTGCCCGACCCGCTGCGGACCGACGCCCGGCAGAGCGTCCACGGCGTCCGTACGGTCAAGCGGGTCGAGGGCACCGACCCGTGGCTGCCGCGGCCGGACGGAATCGACCCCCAGTTCGTGCTCTCCGCCCCGTCCGACCTGCCCGCCCACTCCACCCTGACCAAGGGCCGGGCCGCCGCCGGCACGGCCGGGCGGCCGGAGGCCGTGGTGACCGCGCAGACCGCCGAGAAGCTGCGTCTCAAGCCCGGCTCCGTCGTCCACGTGCCCGGCAGGGTCAGGGCGGAGCCGATCGCCGTCACGGTCACCGGGATCGTGGAACCACGCGGCCCCGAAGGCGCCTACTGGGCCGTGGAACCGCTGCTCCGCACCCCCGCGCTCGCCGCCCTCGTCTCCCAGGAGGTCAAGTACTACTGGCAAGCGGCCCTCCTCCTCTCCCCCACCTCGGCCCCCGCCACGCTCTCCACCACAGGTGAACCGGAGGTCTTCTTCCGGTACATGCCCACCACCGGGCACCTCACCGGCCGCGACGCCGAACAGCTCTCCGCCGCCCTCTCCTCCGCGTCCGGCGGACCCGACCTGGTCAAGCTGCGCGAAGTCGTGGGCCCGACCGGCGCGCTGAACACCGGCCTGGACGGAATCGTCGACTCGTACCGTTCGATGCGCGACGCGATCACCCCGGTCGTCGCCGTCGCCGTCTTCGGGATCGGCGCCGTCGCCGCCGTCGTCCTCGCCATGACCGGCGGCCTGTTCGTCGCCCGCCGGGACGGCGAACTCTCCCTGATCCGCTCCCGCGGCGCCTCGCTCACCGGCATCGGGCTCCGGCTGCTCGGCGAGACGACGGCCGTGGTCCTCCCGGCCGCCGCGGCCGCCCTGGCCCTGGCCGTGCTGACGGTACGGGGACCCGGCGACGGAGAAACGGCACCGGACGCCGTGGCGGGCGCCGCCGCGTCGAGCGGCATCCCGCTGCTCCCCTCGGTGCTCGCCGCCGCCCTCGTCGCCCTGCTCGCCGCCCTCGTCCTGCCCCTGCGGGCCGTCGTCCTGCACCGGCGCCCCCGGCTGCACGGCGGCCGCGACGACCTGCTCACCGCCCGCCCCTCCCGGCGGCGCACCGTCCTCGAACTCACCCTGATCGTCCTCGCCGTGGGCGCCGTCGCCTCCCTGCGGCTGCGCGGCACCGACGACGCCGGGGACCACCTGGTGAGCGCCGCCCCGGTGCTCGTCGGCCTGATCGCCGCCACGCTCCTCGTACGGATCTATCCGCTGCCGCTGCGATGGGCCGCCCGCCCGGCCCGCCGGCTGCGCGGCGCCGTCGGCCCGCTGGCCCTGGCCCGCGCCGGACGCTCGTCCTCGGCCGGCACCCTGCCGCTGCTCGCGCTCGTCCTCGCGCTGACCACGGCCGCCTTCGGCGGATCCGTCCTGGCCGGCGTCGCCGACGCCCGCGACCGGGCCGCGCTCCTGTCGACCGGCGCGGACGCCCGGATCGACGGCTCCGTCGAATGGACCCCGCTGCCCGCCGGCCTCGCCGAGGCGGTACGCGGCACGCCGGGCGTCCGGGACGTGACGCCGCTGCAGATCGAGTACGGCGTGTCGCTGCCGTCCCACCAGGGCACCTCCGCCCAGCCGATGAGCTCCCCGCTGGTGGGCGTCGAACCCGACTCGTACACCCGGCTCGCGGCACGCACCGGCTTCGGGCCCTTCCCCGCCGCACTGCTCGCCTCGACCGGCAAGGGCGGCAAGGAGGCCGCCGCCGACACCGAGCGGGTGCTGCCCGCCGTCGCCTCGCCGTCGGTCGCCGCGCGGCTCGGCAGCGCACCGCAGGAGGTCGTGACCGCGGCCGGAGTCTTCCGGGTGAAGGTCGTCGCCGTCCGGCCGACCACCCCGGCCCTCTCCGGCGCCGACTTCCTCCTCGTCAACGCCGCCGACCTCACCCACCGCGCGTCCACCGCGATGCTGGTCACAGGACCCACCGACGGCGCCGCGCTGCGGGCCACCGTCAAGGCGAAGTCCGACGCCCTCCTGGTCTCCCTGCGCACCGAGGAACGCGCCACCTACGTGGACTCGCCGCTCCAGTCGGGCGCCGAGCGGATGTACCTCGGGGCGATCGGCGCGGGCGCCGGGTTCGCCGTGGTGGCCGTGCTCCTCTCCCTGATGCAGAACGCGCCGGAGCGCACCACGCTCCTCGCCCGGCTGCGGACGATGGGCCTGACCCGGAAGCAGGGACGGCGGCTGCTCGGCCTCGAAGCACTGCCGCAGGCGGTCCTCGCCGCGCTCGGCGGCACCCTGGTCGGCTGGGCGACGGTGCCGCTGCTCGCCCCCGGCATCGACCTGTTCCGGCTCGCGCTGGCGACGGCCCCGGGCCTCGCCCCGCTGGACAGCGCGCCACTGCGGGCCGACCCGTGGTCGCTGCTCGTCCCCGCCGTCGCGGTCGTCCTCATCACGGGGGCGGCGGCGGCCGGACAGGCCTGGTGGGCGGGGCGCAGGGGCTCGATCAAGGAACTCAGGGCAGGAGACGCACGATGA
- a CDS encoding ABC transporter ATP-binding protein: protein MTKTDTSSRAAAAGPAAGPTTLEELERRVTAHRDRPSYGHDALIACDRLVRIFTTDGVEVQALQGLDLLVKEGELMALVGASGSGKSTLMNILAGLDVPTAGAARVAGCDLLAMDGKARLRYRREVVGFVWQQTARNLLPYLTAAQNVALPMQLKGRAKQKTERAEELLAMLGIAEIRDRRPHQLSGGQQQRVAIAVALANNPAVLLADEPTGELDSATGEQVFAAFRRANEELGTTIVIVTHDQAVATEVRRTVAIRDGRTSSEVLRRTEVDDQGKESLVAREYAMLDRAGRLQLPAEYTEALGMEHRVALELEQDHIGVWPDDAER, encoded by the coding sequence ATGACGAAGACCGACACGTCGAGCCGGGCCGCCGCGGCGGGGCCCGCCGCAGGCCCCACCACCCTGGAGGAGCTGGAGCGGCGCGTGACCGCGCACCGCGACCGGCCCTCGTACGGCCATGACGCGCTCATCGCCTGCGACCGGCTCGTCCGGATCTTCACCACCGACGGGGTGGAGGTGCAGGCCCTCCAGGGGCTCGACCTCCTCGTCAAGGAAGGCGAGTTGATGGCCCTGGTCGGCGCGTCCGGCTCGGGCAAGTCGACGCTGATGAACATCCTCGCGGGCCTGGACGTGCCGACCGCCGGCGCGGCCCGCGTCGCGGGCTGCGACCTGCTCGCCATGGACGGCAAGGCCCGGCTCCGCTACCGCCGCGAGGTCGTCGGCTTCGTCTGGCAGCAGACCGCCCGCAACCTCCTCCCCTACCTGACGGCCGCCCAGAACGTGGCCCTGCCCATGCAGTTGAAAGGCCGCGCCAAGCAGAAGACCGAGCGGGCCGAGGAACTCCTCGCGATGCTCGGCATCGCGGAGATCCGCGACCGGCGGCCCCACCAGCTCTCCGGCGGCCAGCAGCAGCGGGTGGCCATCGCCGTCGCCCTCGCCAACAACCCCGCCGTGCTCCTCGCCGACGAGCCGACCGGCGAGCTGGACTCCGCCACCGGCGAGCAGGTCTTCGCGGCCTTCCGCCGCGCCAACGAGGAACTCGGCACGACGATCGTGATCGTCACCCACGACCAGGCCGTCGCCACCGAGGTCCGCCGCACGGTCGCCATCCGCGACGGCCGCACCTCCTCCGAGGTGCTGCGCCGCACCGAGGTCGACGACCAGGGCAAGGAGTCCCTGGTGGCCCGCGAGTACGCGATGCTCGACCGCGCCGGCCGGCTCCAGCTCCCCGCCGAGTACACCGAGGCGCTGGGCATGGAACACCGGGTGGCCCTGGAGCTCGAACAGGACCACATCGGGGTGTGGCCGGACGACGCCGAGCGCTGA
- a CDS encoding acyl-CoA thioesterase: protein MRHIYSCPLRWSDMDAFGHVNNVVFLRYLEEARIDFMFRLAPGDGSPSFSGGSVVARHEIDYVRPLVHRHAPVTVESWVTKIGAASLTIAYEIKDPDVTYVRASTVVVPFDLEEQRPRRISAEERAFLEEYVDDGMTSAA, encoded by the coding sequence GTGCGCCACATCTACAGCTGTCCCCTGCGCTGGTCGGACATGGACGCCTTCGGGCACGTCAACAACGTCGTCTTTCTGCGGTACCTGGAAGAGGCGCGGATCGACTTCATGTTCCGGCTGGCGCCGGGGGACGGTTCCCCTTCGTTCTCCGGCGGGTCCGTCGTGGCCCGGCACGAGATCGACTACGTGCGACCGCTGGTCCACCGGCACGCCCCGGTGACCGTGGAGTCCTGGGTGACGAAGATAGGCGCGGCGTCGCTGACGATCGCGTACGAGATCAAGGACCCGGACGTGACCTACGTACGGGCCTCGACGGTCGTCGTCCCGTTCGACTTGGAGGAGCAGCGGCCCCGGCGGATCTCCGCCGAGGAGCGCGCCTTCCTGGAGGAGTACGTCGACGACGGGATGACGTCCGCCGCATGA
- the ettA gene encoding energy-dependent translational throttle protein EttA, with translation MAEYIYTMRKARKAHGDKVILDDVTLSFLPGAKIGVVGPNGAGKSTVLKIMAGLEQPSNGDAFLSPGFTVGMLLQEPPLDESKTVLENVQDGAAEIMGKLKRFNEVAELMATDYSDALMEEMGKLQEDLDHANAWDLDAQLEQAMDALGCPPGDWPVTNLSGGEKRRVALCKLLLEAPDLLLLDEPTNHLDAESVQWLEQHLAKYPGTVVAVTHDRYFLDNVAEWILELDRGRAHPYEGNYSTYLDTKATRLKVEGQKDAKRAKRLKEELEWVRSNAKGRQAKSKARLARYEEMAAEADKMRKLDFEEIQIPPGPRLGSIVVEVENLSKAFGDKVLIDDLSFTLPRNGIVGVIGPNGAGKTTLFKMIQGLETPDSGSIKVGETVKISYVDQSRSNIDPKKTLWAVVSDELDYINVGHVEMPSRAYVSAFGFKGPDQQKPAGVLSGGERNRLNLALTLKQGGNLLLLDEPTNDLDVETLSSLENALLEFPGAAVVVSHDRWFLDRVATHILAYEGESKWFWFEGNFESYEKNKVERLGPDAARPHRATYKKLTRG, from the coding sequence TTGGCTGAGTACATCTACACGATGCGCAAGGCGCGCAAGGCGCACGGCGACAAGGTCATCCTCGATGACGTGACGCTGAGCTTCCTGCCGGGCGCGAAGATCGGTGTGGTCGGCCCGAACGGTGCCGGTAAGTCCACCGTTCTGAAGATCATGGCGGGCCTCGAGCAGCCGTCCAACGGTGACGCGTTCCTGTCGCCCGGCTTCACCGTCGGCATGCTCCTCCAGGAGCCGCCGCTCGACGAGTCGAAGACCGTCCTGGAGAACGTGCAGGACGGCGCCGCCGAGATCATGGGGAAGCTGAAGCGCTTCAACGAGGTCGCGGAGCTCATGGCGACCGACTACTCGGACGCGCTCATGGAGGAGATGGGCAAGCTCCAGGAGGACCTGGACCACGCCAACGCCTGGGACCTCGACGCCCAGCTGGAGCAGGCCATGGACGCCCTGGGCTGCCCGCCCGGCGACTGGCCCGTCACCAACCTCTCCGGTGGTGAGAAGCGCCGCGTCGCGCTCTGCAAGCTCCTCCTCGAGGCGCCCGACCTGCTCCTCCTCGACGAGCCCACCAACCACCTGGACGCCGAGTCCGTGCAGTGGCTGGAGCAGCACCTCGCCAAGTACCCCGGCACCGTCGTCGCCGTCACCCACGACCGGTACTTCCTCGACAACGTCGCCGAGTGGATCCTGGAGCTCGACCGCGGTCGCGCCCACCCGTACGAGGGCAACTACTCCACCTACCTCGACACCAAGGCCACCCGCCTCAAGGTCGAGGGCCAGAAGGACGCCAAGCGTGCGAAGCGTCTGAAGGAGGAGCTGGAGTGGGTGCGGTCCAACGCCAAGGGGCGTCAGGCCAAGTCCAAGGCCCGTCTCGCGCGCTACGAGGAGATGGCGGCCGAGGCCGACAAGATGCGGAAGCTGGACTTCGAGGAGATCCAGATCCCGCCGGGCCCGCGTCTGGGCTCCATCGTCGTCGAGGTCGAGAACCTCTCGAAGGCCTTCGGCGACAAGGTCCTCATCGACGACCTCTCCTTCACGCTGCCGCGTAACGGCATCGTCGGCGTCATCGGCCCGAACGGCGCCGGCAAGACCACGCTCTTCAAGATGATCCAGGGTCTGGAGACCCCGGACTCCGGCTCCATCAAGGTCGGCGAGACCGTCAAGATCTCGTACGTCGACCAGAGCCGCTCCAACATCGACCCGAAGAAGACGCTGTGGGCCGTCGTCTCCGACGAGCTCGACTACATCAACGTCGGTCACGTCGAGATGCCCTCCCGCGCGTACGTCTCCGCGTTCGGCTTCAAGGGCCCGGACCAGCAGAAGCCGGCCGGCGTGCTCTCCGGCGGTGAGCGCAACCGCCTGAACCTCGCGCTCACCCTCAAGCAGGGCGGCAACCTGCTGCTCCTCGACGAGCCGACCAACGACCTCGACGTCGAGACCCTGTCCTCCCTGGAGAACGCGCTCCTCGAGTTCCCGGGCGCCGCGGTGGTCGTCTCCCACGACCGCTGGTTCCTGGACCGGGTGGCCACCCACATCCTCGCGTACGAGGGTGAGTCGAAGTGGTTCTGGTTCGAGGGCAACTTCGAGTCGTACGAGAAGAACAAGGTCGAGCGGCTCGGCCCGGACGCGGCCCGTCCGCACCGTGCCACGTACAAGAAGCTGACCCGAGGCTGA
- a CDS encoding Imm32 family immunity protein, translating into MNPESSSAPTESTHVTVVAKGAGLVFTWDADARIEVRDLGGEVVIEANAAGLRTLAGHLLVLAGDGVPDGAHLHLEDSNGLEDGSVGLVLERSDAE; encoded by the coding sequence ATGAACCCTGAATCCAGTAGTGCCCCGACGGAGAGCACCCACGTCACAGTCGTGGCGAAGGGTGCCGGGCTGGTCTTCACGTGGGACGCGGACGCGCGGATCGAGGTGCGGGACCTCGGGGGCGAGGTTGTCATCGAGGCGAACGCGGCCGGCCTCCGGACGCTGGCTGGGCATCTGCTGGTGCTGGCCGGTGATGGCGTCCCCGATGGGGCTCACCTCCACCTCGAAGACAGCAACGGGCTGGAGGACGGGTCCGTCGGCTTGGTGCTGGAGCGTAGCGACGCGGAGTAG